In Hylaeus volcanicus isolate JK05 unplaced genomic scaffold, UHH_iyHylVolc1.0_haploid 12237, whole genome shotgun sequence, the genomic stretch ttttttcaacataaAACTAcctttgattaataatttcactaAATAGGGTGTAAGGATAAAAACGTTCGAATCCCTAATTCTTGGCCTTTCAAAGCTGAAATGCTTGAAGCCATTCAGAAAAAGAAGTTAGAGTATCAACAAGAAAGACttaataaaaaactttttaataaaacaactaCTGATGTGGATATGAGTAGTCAGACACATTTCTGCTTAGATACCTCGTAAGTAAGGTAAAAGTTTGCAATTTACATTTTGCCTCATTCtacaacattttaaaaacaatctaCCATGCctagtttttaataaaaaaaatttcctgaCATTTCCTATCAATTTCGTAATCATACAATTTCTTTACcttattattttctctaaaaaCATGTACAAGTGTTTACCTTAGGCTTTAAAATACAAGTATTATTGTTAGATGAATCACGTATAATGTTTTGTCAGAACCACCGTGACTTCAAAACATACATTAGAACCATCTATCTCCAAAGGGAATTCCACCCATTGCTATTACCGTAATTTAAAACACATTTTGGAAAAGGCAGACGTAATTGTTCAAGTCCTGGATGCCCGATGTCCTAATGAGTGCCGTCATCTTAAAACAGAAGAAGCTGTtgtagaaaaaggaaaaaaacttatatttcttttaaacaaaattgatttagtTCCCAGGTAAATTGGGATAGATTGCATTATGCATTAGTCAATAGCCaccatatatatatgtaacatGTTTCCCTTTATATTAGTACCAAGTCATGCGTGAGATATTAACTTTCATTTTGTAGTGACGTTGTATCGCAATGGATAGATTATCTTCGCCAGTTTCATCCTGTTGTTGCTTTTAAAGCGGCAACGTCGAATACAAATCGTAATCCAATTATAGCCAAAGTACGTTACACTCGTgttgtaaacttttttttctaaaaactgAGAAAGAAATCAAGGAATGCTTTATCAAGTGCCGAGCTTTCAATAAAATCTCATGTCGTAGGAGTTTCGGAATTgcttaatttaatcaaaaattacgaaaggtaatttgtttttagttGCTTGAAAAACAAAGTCTGTATCTAtgttttttttgaaaacaattataagAACAACATCTTCATCTAAAAGCAAAATGTCTTTAACTGTCGGATTCATAGGAGAGCCTAATGTTGGGAAATCatctatattaaattcattatgtAGAAATTCTCGCTGTGTCAAAGTTGGCGGGGAGGCCGGAATAACAAAGCATATACAAGAAATTCAGTTTGacagtaaagtaaaattattagattCTCCTGGTGTTATTTATAGCGGAAACGATGATGATCCTCTTGTTATATTAAGAAATGCTACacaagtattttaaaattgttagcTTATTAAACTTAAaacatctttatttttttttagtttacCAAAATTCAAGATCCTATTTCAGTAGTCACCGTTTTGTTGGAAAAATATCCACATcatgaaattatgaaaatgtttcaagtaCTTAGTATTTTTTTCGGTTGTCTTTAATGATTTGTTTATAGGTACCGTCTTTTGCTAATACATCCGAATTC encodes the following:
- the LOC128884208 gene encoding uncharacterized protein LOC128884208 isoform X1 produces the protein MKDKKKSKRQPLKQKYAIAKKCQEHRKRLKKIARKEGFIKGCKDKNVRIPNSWPFKAEMLEAIQKKKLEYQQERLNKKLFNKTTTDVDMSSQTHFCLDTSTTVTSKHTLEPSISKGNSTHCYYRNLKHILEKADVIVQVLDARCPNECRHLKTEEAVVEKGKKLIFLLNKIDLVPSDVVSQWIDYLRQFHPVVAFKAATSNTNRNPIIAKKSRNALSSAELSIKSHVVGVSELLNLIKNYERTTSSSKSKMSLTVGFIGEPNVGKSSILNSLCRNSRCVKVGGEAGITKHIQEIQFDSKVKLLDSPGVIYSGNDDDPLVILRNATQFTKIQDPISVVTVLLEKYPHHEIMKMFQVPSFANTSEFLTIIARKLGKLKKGGVCDFEAAARAVLHDWTSGAVLHYVLPPSSSDMNLNDELMENDTNTVSRIVSSLRQPLEI